A window of Oryctolagus cuniculus chromosome 2, mOryCun1.1, whole genome shotgun sequence genomic DNA:
TTCCTCTGCGCCGGCAGGTTTGAGTCCTCCCGCCTGCAGCGGGATTTTCGTGTGGTCTCCAAGAACAAATCGGCCTGTCTGGTTCGGAGAACCACTGCAGCAAGGCTCAGGGTCTGAAATTAGAGCTCATCCTAATTGGTTCCCAAAGCGGAGCTGCTCCAACTTGAAATAACTCCCAccgcccaccaccaccaccacatccAGCCCTCTGTCTGCAACCGGCCCTTCTCAGAGAAGGGCAGGCTCTCATTGTGGCACCTTCCCAGGGAAGTTCCATCGGAAGAGAACCCTCCCCAGGAGAGCCcctggagctccagccccaggcagagcAACCTGCCACTGTACAGGGTGGTGTGCAGACCTGGAGGATGGGAAGGAGCCCAGGCAACCAGCCCCAGAAATGTTACCTAAACTGAAAACACGCAAGTGACAGCTTCTCAAGTCTAAAAGAAGCCAAGTCCACAATAGTCACAGTGGTTTTAAGACAGAGACAAAACCAAGACCTTTGGCCTCGCCTAATCAGGCTGAAGTTTTTGCTCTGGGCCATGAGTGAGCGGCTTGTCTTCCTCTGGGGTTGTGACAGCCAACAACCTGGTCTCCCTTGATGACCCAACCCGCAGAGCCCCCCAGACCTTCGCCCTCCGCTATGACAGTCACTGCCCAGAAAGGGTCTCTCCCCTTGTCCCACGTGCACAAGGATACCTTACTACAGAGCATTAAACCACAAGAGCCATTTTATAAATGTCATCATCATagtcttttaatattttacataaaaaactGTATACACAGCTTATAGAACTTTTATGTAAACATCATAAGCTCACCACTTTGTCATTTGTCAgtttattggaaaaataaaaaaacaagacaaCAGTTTAGTAGAAGTACCActgggcaggaagagggaggggagaaacgGGCAGGTTTATTCTctgtacagagaagcagagaaaacttCACATAGCTGCAGAGGCTGCCTTGCAGGGAAAACAAAAAAGTTCTCAATAGGCCCCAACACGGGTTACTGTCCCTTATCAAAACAGTGTGCATGACCTGcacaaataaaatctcaaaacagTGGTGCCACTTTTCTCGAGAAAACCAAGGAAAAATTagtaaattctttttcttttccttgttttcaaaatcatcattcaaaaaaaataaatccaaagtagATGAGGTTACAGCATACAGAATGCTACTGCCTTATGCAAATGACAAGTGCATTAAGTGTCAAACAATGAAACAACTGTGCAAAGaattctttccaaaaaaaaaaaaagtttcagcttttaaataaatcaaaaaaacatCCGTTTCTTGGACTGAACAGTTTTCACTTGTCAGGCACAGAGTTCGCTTATGGCAACAACAAGGCCCCCAGCAcacgccccgcccctcctcctgctgGAGAGAGGTTCGCTGGGGGCtggcagcacctgctgcttctaaAAGCTGTGTCCCTTCAGCCCCAAGTCAGTTGCAAATGTCTTCCCCAGGGCTCagaaagatggccaagtcctggtCATGCTTGGATGGGCGCCTGACCCAGCCCGGGGCCAGAGCTGTTCTAACGCCCTGGTCACTCCACCCACCACGACCATTAAATAACACCATCTTACCTccgaaaataaaattatatctgtATTTATAGAacacccccctcctcctccccagccctccctcccgcAATTCCCGGGGTCTATGTTACAAACAAGGGATAGCAGGCGCTCGCGGGTTACGGGCTAACATCCGATGGGGCgcggccccggcccccacccccaccccggggggacCCGAGGCGGGGGTGGTGTGACAATGTGAGCGAGGGGGCAGTAGAACGTACACGCAGTCACACGCTCTGAGGCTCTGATCCTCAGAACAGGATGTCCAGGGGACCCTTGGCACTCAGCGGGGGCGCCCGGGCCTGTGCCACACAGCTGGACGCACGCAGACACTGGGAAGGGGGCGCCCGGTGCCCACGCGCTTCTCGGCGCGAGAGCCAGAGCCGCCCGCAGACGCCAGGCAGTCTGGTGGGGTCCTTGCAGGGGCgtgggcctcccctccccacggCTGGCTGGGGGACCGGCCCGGGAGGGGGCGCCGCGCAGGCGGGGGCAGACGGGCGGGCGCGGCCTCTCATAGCACCTTGCAGCAGTTGATGCAGCCGTTCTGCGAGCCGTAGCGCTTCTGGAGCGCGGCGCGCGTGGCCGTCTCGAAGACCTCGCGCACGCCCTCCTTGGTCTTGGCGGAGCACTCGAGGTAGTCGTAGGCTTGGATGCGCACGGCCATGGCGCGGCCGTCGTCCGTGCGCACGGGCTCCTGCTTCATGCGCGCCAGCTCTGTGCGGACGTGCTCGTCGCTGCGCAGGTCCTTCTTGTTGGCCACCAGGATGATGGGCACGTTGGGGCAAAAGTGTTTCACCTCCGGCACCCACTTCTCGGGGATGTTCTCCAGCGAGTCCGGGCTGTCCACCGAGAAGCACATGAGGATGACGTCGGTGTCCGGGTAGGAGAGCGGCCGCAGGCGGTCGTAGTCCTCCTGGCCCGCTGTgtcccacagcgccagctccacctGCTTGCCGTCCACCTCGATGTCGGCCACATAGTTCTCGAAGACGGTGGGCACGTACACCTCGGGGAACTCGTCCTTGCTGAACACGATCAGCAGGCACGTCTTGCCGCACGCGCCGTCGCCCACCACCACCAGCTTCTTGCGGATGGCCGCCATGAGCCGGCCGGGCCCGGGCAGCAGGAGGGGGCCCGCGAGCGCCTCGCTGCCGTCCCGCTCGCTTCGCTCACTGCTCACCTCCGGCGGCGCGCTGGGGGGCGAGGGTCGCTAGCTGCACCCAGGCCCCGCGGTGGCGCGTTCTCTCCGGGCGCTCAGGCTGCCGCGGCGGGGGCGCGGGTGCATAGGGCGCGCCGCGCTGCTCGCGGACTGCGGCCGCGGCTCACGCCCCGGGCCGGGGTCGGCGGCTTTGTGCGCCACAAGGGCTCGGGCTGCGGTCGGTCCCGCTCCCCCTCCCGGGTCCCGGGCCGCGCGTACCAGGGCGCCGACGACTCCAGCCAGACTGCGGTGGCAGATGCGGGCTGCGGCCCTAGCGCCTGCTATTTAAAGAGTCCGGCCACTTTCTTAATATAGCCGCCCAATAGGAAGCGAGCCGGCTGAGCTCATCGCTGCGGAGCTTGGCTCTGATTGGCCGCCTGCTGCAGCCCGAAGGCGGGGCCGCACGGGCTTGATTGACGGCCCTGGCCGCGGGGCTGGGAGAGGCGGCGACCGTGGAGTCTGCGCGGCCGCCGGCGCTGCGGGGCCGCGGCGGCCCCGGCTCCCCGCCTTCGTCGTGGCCCGAGGGCTGGCTGCCTAGAGCCCGCGGGGTCTGGGCCCGCGGGTTCCGAGACGGGGCGGCACTTTGGAGTGGGGGGTCGGCGCCTCCTTTTAGAGCAGAATCGCGGGGCTTTCTGGCCAACCCCCCGCGGGTGGTCGgacctggggcgggggaggggcggctcccgTAACGTGGTTTTGTTTGTAAGtaaacaaccacacacacacgcacacgcacggcCACACACGCACTTTTGTTTCCAAACTGAAAGGTTTCTTCTTCGCCCTTTTGGAGCCGGCCGCTCTGTGCTCGGGCCTCCCGGGGCGCCCTTGCCCTGGGATTGAGCCCCTGGCGTGAGGCGCCCACTGCAACCTGGGTGGGCCTGGGCCGAGCCTCCCGGCCCTTGCAAGCCCCTGCCCTCCTCTTTCAGGACCCCCCAGCTCGGGTCGCCGGGCGAAGGTGAGGGAAAGGAGACCGAGTGGGCGAGCGCTGGTTCGATGAATGGGAAGGGGCAGGCCGGGGTATTTGGCCGAAACTCTGCGTGGTTCTTTCGGATCCGTTTGTTAAGGCAGAGCCGTGTCCGAACGAAGAGTGCAATAGAATCTGGCCCCCTAAACCCCACTGAGCCGGCGAacggtggggcaggggcccagggctcgCAGGTGCGAGTGAGCGCGCGCTGGGGGTCCATCGCCCCAAAccagcagggctgcaggcagctgccccGGGGACCCTGCGGGACGTGGCCCTCACCTCTGGTCTGGAAACCCGAAGGGAGACCTGCCCATCACGGCGAGCTCACTGCCCcattgtctgtctgcctctggaTTGTGGTTTGGTGGGGGCGCCAGCGTCCTCCGGACCCAGCCAGCAGGTGACTGGAGGATCGACCCGCTTGTTCAGGAGCTCAGTGGGGATTTTCTGGGGGGCTCTTACCTCAGCTCCAGATCCACTCTAACAGTCACCCAGGCGAACCCACGCAGGCAGCTGAGAGGGAGCCTGTGGTTTCAGTGCCACTCACAGGTCAACCTAGTGGCTGTTACCCTCTAGGGCCCATCCTGGCCCGCATCGGTTGAACCATCAGAAGGGCTGCATGTTCCCCACACCAGCTCCACTTTTTTACAGCGCccaaattatttttgttgttgttgttagagagaggaattttgtcttttttttttttttttaagattgattgatttgtttgaaaggcagagttacagagaggcagaagcagagaaagagaaagaggttttgcatccactggttcactccccagatggctgcaatggccagcactgggctgatccaaagccaggagccaggagcttcttacaggtctcctagGGGGATGCAGGAGCCCCCAGGACCTGGGCTagcttctactgtgttcccaggccataacagagagctggatcggaaatggagcagccaggacttgaactggcgcccatatggaatgccggcactgcaggtggcagctttacccacttacGCCCCTTGCCTTGTTTTTTAAGCCTAAGGAACCGATTGGCCAGGAAATAAATAGGTTGTTTTGATCTTTGGTATAAGACTCCAgtctggaaacttttttttttttttaaagttaggctATTAGGAAAATCTTATCTAcacagatttttcttcttttagtcA
This region includes:
- the RHOB gene encoding rho-related GTP-binding protein RhoB gives rise to the protein MAAIRKKLVVVGDGACGKTCLLIVFSKDEFPEVYVPTVFENYVADIEVDGKQVELALWDTAGQEDYDRLRPLSYPDTDVILMCFSVDSPDSLENIPEKWVPEVKHFCPNVPIILVANKKDLRSDEHVRTELARMKQEPVRTDDGRAMAVRIQAYDYLECSAKTKEGVREVFETATRAALQKRYGSQNGCINCCKVL